In a genomic window of Streptomyces sp. SJL17-4:
- a CDS encoding O-methyltransferase, with protein sequence MTNHQWNAVDAYFTETISPADEALTAALSASAAAGLPEIAVAPNQGKLLHLLAHMQGARNILEIGTLGGYSTIWLARALPADGRLITLEYNPAHADVARANIAHAGLDKLVEVRTGAALDTLPQLEAEGAGPFDLVFIDADKVNNPRYVEWALKLSRPGTVIIVDNVVRGGKITTPDPDDPAITGTRELFDLVAAEPRLDATAVQTVGTKGYDGLLLARVVS encoded by the coding sequence ATGACGAACCATCAATGGAACGCGGTCGACGCCTACTTCACAGAGACGATCTCCCCCGCCGACGAGGCGCTGACCGCCGCGCTCAGCGCCTCCGCGGCGGCCGGACTGCCCGAGATCGCCGTCGCCCCCAACCAGGGCAAGCTGCTCCACCTGCTCGCCCACATGCAGGGCGCCCGGAACATCCTGGAGATCGGCACCCTCGGCGGCTACAGCACGATCTGGCTGGCCCGCGCCCTGCCCGCCGACGGCCGGCTCATCACCCTCGAGTACAACCCGGCACACGCGGACGTCGCCCGCGCCAACATCGCCCACGCCGGCCTGGACAAGCTCGTCGAGGTCCGTACGGGCGCGGCCCTGGACACCCTTCCGCAGCTGGAGGCGGAGGGCGCGGGCCCGTTCGACCTGGTCTTCATCGACGCCGACAAGGTCAACAACCCGCGCTATGTGGAGTGGGCCCTGAAGCTCTCCCGCCCCGGCACGGTGATCATCGTCGACAACGTGGTGCGGGGCGGCAAGATCACCACCCCGGACCCGGACGACCCGGCGATCACCGGCACCCGTGAACTCTTCGACCTCGTCGCCGCCGAACCCCGCCTGGACGCGACGGCCGTCCAGACGGTGGGTACGAAGGGCTACGACGGACTGCTGCTGGCTCGCGTGGTGAGCTAG
- a CDS encoding DUF2330 domain-containing protein: MRGTHRILTTIVALLALQLGSLVAPAYACGCGAMIPTKDQRIGVDREESAVHWDGRTETVVMRFNVHGNARNAAWIMPVPHRADVTLGEPELFDALDRLTEPEQRDRFHFWPREGDWPFDLDYGDGAGAPPPGAGGVGVVGRERLGPFDVARLTATDPKALGTWLRANGFELPERLTDALQPYVERKWEYVAVRLAPEEKDGVLQGELTPLRITFASTELVYPMRLSRLAKTAQTLGLSILSEHRMEPRSPIGGDAPEVTFAGRIERPDGAVARLTGDRPVHLTVLEQEFPHPERIDDDHHLRAVADTPYRQVEYTDRLLTVGGGIPAWLLTVGGGLLLATLTTLLVVRVTRRRPPVDGGVRSAA, encoded by the coding sequence ATGCGGGGGACACACAGAATTCTCACCACCATCGTCGCGCTGCTCGCGCTCCAGCTCGGCTCGCTCGTCGCACCGGCGTACGCCTGCGGCTGCGGCGCCATGATCCCGACCAAGGACCAGCGCATCGGCGTCGACCGCGAGGAGTCGGCCGTCCACTGGGACGGCCGCACCGAGACCGTCGTCATGCGCTTCAACGTCCACGGCAACGCCCGGAACGCCGCCTGGATCATGCCCGTACCGCACCGCGCGGACGTCACCCTCGGCGAACCGGAACTCTTCGACGCGCTCGACCGGCTCACCGAACCCGAGCAGCGCGACCGCTTCCACTTCTGGCCGCGCGAGGGCGACTGGCCGTTCGACCTCGACTACGGGGACGGGGCCGGGGCTCCGCCGCCCGGCGCGGGCGGTGTCGGCGTCGTCGGCCGCGAACGGCTCGGCCCCTTCGACGTCGCCCGGCTGACCGCGACCGACCCGAAGGCCCTCGGCACCTGGCTGCGCGCCAACGGCTTCGAGCTGCCCGAGCGGCTGACCGACGCGCTCCAGCCGTACGTGGAACGGAAGTGGGAGTACGTCGCCGTCCGCCTCGCACCCGAGGAGAAGGACGGTGTCCTCCAGGGCGAGCTGACCCCCCTCCGCATCACCTTCGCCTCCACCGAACTCGTCTACCCCATGCGGCTTTCGCGCCTCGCGAAGACCGCCCAGACCCTCGGCCTCTCCATCCTGTCCGAGCACCGCATGGAACCCCGCTCCCCCATCGGCGGCGACGCCCCCGAGGTGACCTTCGCGGGCCGGATCGAGCGGCCCGACGGCGCGGTCGCCCGGCTCACCGGGGACCGGCCGGTCCATCTCACCGTCCTGGAGCAGGAGTTCCCGCACCCGGAGCGGATCGACGACGACCACCATCTGCGGGCCGTCGCCGACACCCCGTACCGGCAGGTCGAGTACACCGACCGGCTGCTGACCGTGGGCGGCGGAATCCCCGCGTGGCTGCTGACGGTCGGCGGCGGTCTGCTCCTCGCCACCCTCACGACGCTCCTGGTCGTACGGGTGACAAGGCGCCGCCCGCCGGTCGACGGCGGTGTACGTTCGGCCGCATGA
- a CDS encoding cytochrome P450: protein MAACPHLPTGRLPEGFDATDPDLLRDRVPFPEFARLRQTAPVWWCAQPPGVTGFADGGYWAVTRHADVKYVSTHPELFSSNENTAVIRFNEHITRDQIEVQKLIMLNMDPPEHTRVRQIVQRGFTPRAIRNLETALRDRAHAIVDEARRAADADGTFDFVTKVAVELPLQAIAELIGVPQEDRSRIFDWSNKMVAYDDPEYAITEEIGAEAAMELIGYSMNMAAARKECPAADIVSQLVAAEGEGNLSSDEFGFFVLLLAVAGNETTRNAISHGMHAFLTHPDQWELFKRERPATAAEEIVRWATPVVSFQRTATQDTELGGQKIAKGDRVGLFYSSANNDPEVFTDPERFDITRDPNPHLGFGGGGPHFCLGKSLAIKEIELIFNAVADALPDLTLAGEPRRLRAAWLNGVKELRVRAGA from the coding sequence ATGGCCGCCTGCCCCCATCTCCCCACCGGACGTCTTCCCGAGGGGTTCGACGCCACCGACCCCGATCTGCTCCGCGACCGCGTCCCCTTCCCGGAGTTCGCCCGGCTGCGGCAGACGGCCCCCGTCTGGTGGTGCGCCCAGCCGCCCGGCGTCACGGGCTTCGCGGACGGCGGGTACTGGGCCGTCACGCGCCACGCGGACGTCAAGTACGTCTCCACGCACCCCGAGTTGTTCTCCTCGAACGAGAACACGGCCGTCATCCGCTTCAACGAGCACATCACCCGGGACCAGATCGAGGTCCAGAAGCTGATCATGCTCAACATGGACCCGCCCGAGCACACCCGGGTCCGCCAGATCGTCCAGCGCGGCTTCACCCCCCGGGCGATCCGGAACCTGGAGACGGCCCTGCGCGACCGCGCCCACGCCATCGTCGACGAGGCCAGGCGCGCCGCGGACGCCGACGGCACCTTCGACTTCGTCACCAAGGTCGCCGTCGAACTCCCCCTCCAGGCCATCGCCGAACTCATCGGCGTCCCCCAGGAGGACCGTTCCCGGATCTTCGACTGGTCGAACAAGATGGTCGCGTACGACGACCCCGAGTACGCCATCACCGAGGAGATCGGCGCCGAGGCCGCCATGGAACTCATCGGCTACTCGATGAACATGGCCGCCGCCCGCAAGGAGTGCCCCGCCGCCGACATCGTCAGCCAACTGGTCGCCGCCGAGGGCGAGGGCAACCTCTCCTCCGACGAGTTCGGCTTCTTCGTCCTGCTGCTCGCCGTCGCCGGGAACGAGACCACCCGCAACGCCATCAGCCACGGCATGCACGCCTTCCTCACCCACCCCGATCAGTGGGAACTCTTCAAACGGGAACGGCCGGCGACCGCCGCCGAGGAGATCGTGCGCTGGGCCACCCCCGTCGTCTCCTTCCAGCGGACCGCGACCCAGGACACCGAACTCGGCGGTCAGAAGATCGCCAAGGGCGACCGCGTCGGCCTCTTCTACTCCTCCGCCAACAACGACCCCGAGGTCTTCACCGACCCCGAACGCTTCGACATCACCCGGGACCCGAACCCGCACCTCGGCTTCGGCGGCGGCGGACCCCACTTCTGCCTGGGCAAGTCACTCGCCATCAAGGAGATCGAGCTGATCTTCAACGCGGTCGCGGACGCCCTGCCCGACCTGACCCTCGCCGGCGAACCGCGCCGGCTGCGGGCCGCCTGGCTGAACGGGGTGAAGGAACTCCGGGTCCGCGCCGGGGCGTGA
- a CDS encoding steroid 3-ketoacyl-CoA thiolase has protein sequence MAAEPVIVEAVRTPIGKRGGALANLHPAYLLGETYRELLGRTGIHADCVEQIVGGTVTHAGEQSMNPARTAWLTMGLPYETAATTVDCQCGSSQQASHMVANMVAAGVIDIGISCGVEAMSRVPLGSGSKHGPGKPFPDEWNVDLPNQFEAAERIARHRGLTRERVDSLGLLSQERAANAWAEERFKRETFAVQVPTTEEEQAAGQGMWRLVDRDEGLRDTTMEGLARLKPVMPTAVHTAGNSSQISDGAAAIMWASKRMARALKLKPRARIVAQALVGADPHFHLDGPIDATRAVLGKAGMSLRDIDLVEINEAFASVVLSWAQVFDQDLEKVNVNGGAIALGHPVGATGARLITTALHELERTGKEFALITMCAGGAVATGTIIQRL, from the coding sequence ATGGCCGCGGAACCCGTCATCGTCGAAGCCGTACGCACCCCCATCGGCAAGCGCGGAGGCGCGCTCGCCAACCTCCATCCCGCCTACCTCCTGGGCGAGACCTACCGCGAACTCCTCGGACGCACCGGCATCCACGCCGACTGCGTCGAGCAGATCGTCGGCGGTACGGTCACCCACGCCGGCGAGCAGTCCATGAACCCGGCCCGCACGGCCTGGCTCACCATGGGCCTCCCCTACGAGACGGCCGCCACCACCGTCGACTGCCAGTGCGGCTCCTCGCAGCAGGCGAGCCACATGGTCGCCAACATGGTCGCGGCGGGCGTCATCGACATCGGGATCAGCTGCGGTGTCGAGGCCATGTCCCGCGTGCCGCTCGGCTCCGGGTCCAAGCACGGCCCCGGCAAGCCCTTCCCCGACGAGTGGAACGTCGATCTGCCCAACCAGTTCGAGGCCGCCGAGCGCATCGCCCGCCACCGCGGCCTCACCCGCGAACGCGTCGACTCCCTCGGCCTGCTCTCCCAGGAGCGCGCCGCGAACGCCTGGGCCGAGGAGCGCTTCAAGCGCGAGACCTTCGCCGTCCAGGTCCCCACCACCGAGGAGGAGCAGGCCGCCGGGCAGGGCATGTGGCGGCTCGTCGACCGCGACGAGGGCCTGCGCGACACCACCATGGAGGGCCTCGCCCGCCTCAAGCCCGTCATGCCGACCGCCGTCCACACCGCCGGGAACTCCTCCCAGATCTCCGACGGCGCCGCCGCGATCATGTGGGCCTCCAAGCGCATGGCCCGTGCCCTCAAGCTGAAGCCCCGCGCCCGGATCGTCGCCCAGGCCCTGGTCGGCGCCGACCCGCACTTCCACCTCGACGGACCGATCGACGCGACGCGTGCCGTCCTCGGCAAGGCCGGGATGTCGCTCCGGGACATCGACCTCGTGGAGATCAACGAGGCCTTCGCGTCGGTGGTGCTGAGCTGGGCGCAGGTCTTCGACCAGGACCTGGAGAAGGTCAACGTCAACGGGGGCGCCATCGCCCTCGGCCACCCCGTCGGGGCGACCGGGGCCCGGCTGATCACCACCGCCCTGCACGAGCTGGAACGCACCGGCAAGGAGTTCGCGCTGATCACGATGTGCGCGGGCGGGGCGGTGGCGACCGGGACGATCATTCAGCGGCTGTAG
- a CDS encoding transglycosylase SLT domain-containing protein, with protein MIRSITTRVAARKKTFAASAAVLLGASGAVLGTTGAASAASPQELAREIVPASQYASFSKIVEHESHWNHKATNSSSGAYGLVQALPASKMSSAGSDWKTNPATQIKWGLNYMNERYGSPNAAWAFWQANGWY; from the coding sequence TTGATCCGCTCGATCACCACTCGTGTCGCCGCCCGCAAGAAGACCTTCGCCGCCTCCGCAGCCGTGCTGCTGGGTGCGTCGGGTGCGGTGCTGGGCACGACGGGCGCCGCCTCGGCCGCCAGCCCGCAGGAGCTCGCCCGGGAGATCGTCCCGGCCTCGCAGTACGCGTCCTTCAGCAAGATCGTGGAGCACGAGTCGCACTGGAACCACAAGGCGACCAACTCCTCCAGCGGCGCCTACGGTCTCGTCCAGGCCCTCCCGGCCTCGAAGATGTCCTCGGCCGGTTCCGACTGGAAGACGAACCCCGCCACCCAGATCAAGTGGGGCCTCAACTACATGAACGAGCGCTACGGCTCCCCGAACGCCGCCTGGGCGTTCTGGCAGGCCAACGGCTGGTACTAA
- a CDS encoding ECF transporter S component, with protein sequence MSTRPVRPVRAVRLGPRSVAALALVSLIGLFAFCWPLFADAGSAVTSHAGDAPWLFAALLPLLVAVVVATIADCGMDAKAVAMLGVLAAVGAALRPLGAGTAGLEPMFFLMVLSGRVLGPGFGFVLGAVTMFASALLTGGVGPWMPFQMLSMGWFTMGAGLLPRPGRLRGRGELLMLSAYGFVAAFAYGTIMNLQGWVLLQGLSSGVSFQPGAPLHENLVRFLAYITATSLGWDLGRAVLTVVLTVTIGGTLLKALRRATRRANFEAQVTFEGPEKPSPGEPPHRTYVTYEPE encoded by the coding sequence GTGAGTACGCGCCCGGTCCGCCCGGTCCGCGCGGTCCGGCTGGGGCCCCGCTCCGTCGCCGCCCTGGCCCTCGTCTCCCTCATCGGGCTGTTCGCCTTCTGCTGGCCCCTCTTCGCGGACGCCGGCTCCGCCGTGACCTCGCACGCCGGGGACGCGCCGTGGCTGTTCGCGGCGCTGCTGCCGCTCCTCGTCGCGGTGGTCGTGGCGACGATCGCGGACTGCGGGATGGACGCGAAGGCGGTGGCGATGCTGGGCGTGCTGGCCGCCGTCGGCGCGGCCCTGCGGCCGCTGGGCGCGGGGACGGCCGGTCTGGAGCCGATGTTCTTCCTGATGGTGCTGAGCGGCCGGGTCCTCGGGCCGGGCTTCGGCTTCGTCCTCGGCGCGGTGACGATGTTCGCGTCGGCCCTGCTCACGGGGGGTGTGGGGCCGTGGATGCCGTTCCAGATGCTGTCGATGGGCTGGTTCACGATGGGCGCCGGGCTGCTGCCCCGGCCGGGCCGGCTGCGGGGCCGGGGTGAGCTGCTGATGCTCTCGGCGTACGGCTTCGTGGCGGCGTTCGCGTACGGCACGATCATGAATCTGCAGGGCTGGGTGCTGCTCCAGGGCCTGAGCAGCGGTGTCTCGTTCCAGCCGGGCGCCCCGCTGCACGAGAACCTGGTCCGTTTCCTCGCCTACATCACCGCCACCTCCCTCGGCTGGGACCTGGGACGGGCCGTTCTCACCGTCGTCCTCACCGTGACCATCGGCGGGACGCTCCTGAAGGCGCTGCGGCGGGCGACGCGGCGGGCGAACTTCGAGGCCCAGGTCACATTCGAGGGCCCCGAGAAGCCCTCCCCGGGTGAGCCGCCCCACAGGACCTACGTCACGTACGAGCCGGAATAG
- a CDS encoding ATP-binding cassette domain-containing protein, protein MIRFENVSVRYGEDARPTLKGLDLTVPEGELVLLVGPSGVGKSTLLGAVSGLVPHFTGGTLTGRVTVDGRDTRTHPPRELADLVGTVGQDPSAHFVTDTVEDELAYGMESLGLAPGAMRRRVEETLDLLGLAELRDRPIATLSGGQRQRVAIGSVLTPHPKVLVLDEPTSALDPSAAEDVLAVLQRLVHDLGTTVLLAEHRLERVVQYADQVLLLPDGVMGPPAEIMAVSPVHPPVVGLGRLAGWDPLPMTVRDARRRAGGLKARLEGRVPGGPAGLFPHPAPSRNRGSAPDPGPRTPDGLNLRPAGRLSAQSLFKRRRPHAPGPTTAPLVLTERLGVRRGRVEALRRIDLQVQAGETLALMGRNGAGKSTLLSTLVGMIAPTSGTVRVAGRTPHTTSPRELIRQVGLVPQEPRDLLYADTVAAECAAADGDAGAAPGTCRALVSELLPGVADDTHPRDLSEGQRLALALAVVLTGRPPLLLLDEPTRGLDYAAKARLVAHLRTLAADGHAIVLATHDVELAAELAHRVVIIADGEVVADGPTAEVVVSSPSFSPQVAKILAPQPWLTVEQVEAAL, encoded by the coding sequence GTGATCCGCTTCGAGAACGTCTCGGTGAGGTACGGGGAGGACGCCAGGCCCACCCTGAAGGGCCTGGACCTCACCGTCCCCGAGGGGGAGCTGGTGCTGCTCGTCGGCCCCTCCGGCGTCGGCAAGTCGACCCTCCTCGGCGCGGTCTCCGGCCTCGTCCCCCACTTCACGGGCGGCACCCTGACCGGCCGGGTCACGGTCGACGGCCGCGACACCCGCACCCATCCGCCGCGCGAGCTGGCGGACCTGGTGGGCACGGTCGGCCAGGACCCGTCCGCGCACTTCGTCACCGACACGGTCGAGGACGAGCTGGCGTACGGCATGGAGTCCCTGGGCCTCGCGCCGGGCGCCATGCGGCGCCGGGTCGAGGAGACCCTGGACCTGCTCGGCCTCGCGGAACTCCGCGACCGCCCGATCGCGACGCTCTCCGGGGGCCAGCGCCAGCGGGTCGCGATCGGCTCGGTCCTGACCCCGCACCCGAAGGTCCTGGTCCTGGACGAGCCGACGTCCGCGCTGGACCCGTCGGCGGCGGAGGACGTCCTGGCGGTGCTGCAACGGCTGGTGCACGACCTGGGGACGACGGTGCTGCTCGCGGAGCACCGGCTGGAGCGGGTGGTGCAGTACGCGGACCAGGTGCTGCTGCTGCCGGACGGCGTGATGGGCCCGCCGGCCGAGATCATGGCGGTGTCGCCGGTGCATCCGCCGGTGGTGGGGCTGGGTCGGCTGGCGGGGTGGGATCCGTTGCCGATGACGGTGCGGGACGCGCGGCGGCGGGCGGGCGGGTTGAAGGCGCGGCTGGAGGGGCGGGTTCCCGGGGGCCCTGCGGGGCTCTTTCCCCACCCCGCCCCTTCCCGTAACCGGGGCTCCGCCCCGGACCCCGGTCCTCGAACGCCGGACGGGCTGAACCTTCGCCCGGCGGGCCGGCTTTCCGCGCAGTCCCTCTTCAAGCGGCGCCGCCCCCACGCACCGGGCCCCACCACGGCCCCCCTCGTCCTCACCGAACGCCTCGGCGTCCGCCGTGGCCGCGTCGAAGCCCTCCGCCGCATCGACCTCCAGGTCCAGGCGGGCGAGACCCTCGCCCTCATGGGCCGCAACGGCGCCGGCAAGTCCACCCTCCTCTCCACCCTCGTCGGCATGATCGCCCCGACCTCCGGCACCGTCCGCGTCGCGGGCCGGACCCCGCACACCACCAGCCCCCGCGAGCTGATCCGCCAGGTCGGCCTGGTTCCGCAGGAGCCGCGCGACCTGCTGTACGCGGACACCGTCGCCGCCGAGTGCGCGGCGGCCGACGGGGACGCGGGCGCGGCGCCCGGGACCTGCCGGGCGCTGGTGTCCGAGCTGCTGCCGGGCGTCGCGGACGACACCCACCCCCGGGACCTGTCGGAGGGCCAGCGGCTGGCACTCGCGCTCGCCGTCGTCCTGACCGGCCGCCCGCCCCTGCTCCTCCTGGACGAGCCGACCCGCGGCCTGGACTACGCGGCGAAGGCGCGGCTCGTCGCCCATCTCCGTACCCTCGCCGCCGACGGACACGCGATCGTGCTCGCGACGCACGACGTGGAGCTGGCGGCCGAGCTGGCGCACCGGGTGGTGATCATCGCCGACGGCGAGGTGGTGGCGGACGGGCCGACGGCCGAGGTCGTCGTCTCCTCCCCGTCGTTCTCGCCGCAGGTGGCGAAGATCCTGGCCCCGCAGCCGTGGCTCACGGTCGAACAGGTGGAGGCGGCGCTGTGA
- a CDS encoding energy-coupling factor transporter transmembrane component T, with protein sequence MKVSSVLRAPEASRSNALHAGAWWVWALGLAVAASRTTNPLLLGLLVGVAGYVVAARRTDAPWARSYGAFVKLGLFVVFLRVVFSLLLGSPIPGTHMLFTLPEVPLPEWAQGVRIGGRVTAEQLVFALYDGAKLATLLICVGAANSLANPARLLKSLPGALYEAGVAVVVAMTFAPNMVADVVRLRTARRLRGRPTGGVRAVLQIGLPVLEGALERSIAVAASMDARGYGRTAQVPASVRRTTNVLTLGGLLGICAGSYGLLAAEGAGYGLPLLGAGLLAAMAGLRLGGRRTVRTRYRPDRWGVRAWLVAGSGVTVAVLMIWANAYAPEALHPGVVPLEAPELPLWPAVSVLVGLVPAFVAPVPVPAPLPVPAPVPAPASKEKA encoded by the coding sequence ATGAAGGTGAGTTCCGTCCTCCGCGCCCCGGAGGCGAGCCGGTCCAACGCCCTGCACGCCGGTGCGTGGTGGGTGTGGGCGCTCGGCCTGGCCGTGGCCGCCTCGCGCACGACCAACCCGCTCCTGCTCGGTCTGCTGGTGGGGGTCGCGGGCTATGTCGTGGCGGCCCGGCGTACGGACGCGCCCTGGGCGCGCTCGTACGGCGCGTTCGTGAAGCTCGGTCTGTTCGTCGTCTTCCTGCGGGTCGTGTTCTCGCTGCTGCTCGGCTCCCCGATCCCGGGGACCCACATGCTGTTCACGCTGCCCGAGGTGCCGCTGCCCGAGTGGGCGCAGGGGGTACGGATCGGGGGGCGGGTGACGGCCGAGCAGCTGGTGTTCGCGCTGTACGACGGCGCGAAGCTGGCGACCCTGCTGATCTGCGTGGGCGCGGCGAACTCGCTCGCCAACCCGGCGCGGCTGCTCAAGTCGCTGCCGGGCGCGCTGTACGAGGCCGGGGTCGCCGTCGTCGTCGCGATGACGTTCGCGCCGAACATGGTCGCGGACGTGGTGCGGCTGCGTACCGCCCGACGCCTGCGCGGCCGCCCCACCGGCGGGGTGCGGGCGGTGCTCCAGATCGGTCTGCCGGTCCTGGAGGGGGCCCTGGAGCGGTCGATCGCGGTCGCTGCGTCGATGGACGCGCGCGGGTACGGCCGTACGGCGCAGGTCCCGGCCTCGGTACGCCGCACCACGAACGTCCTGACCCTGGGCGGACTGCTCGGAATCTGCGCCGGATCGTACGGGCTCCTCGCGGCGGAGGGCGCGGGATACGGGCTGCCGCTGCTCGGCGCCGGGCTGCTCGCGGCCATGGCGGGGCTGCGGCTCGGCGGGCGCCGCACGGTCCGCACCCGGTACCGGCCGGACCGCTGGGGGGTGCGGGCCTGGCTGGTCGCGGGCTCGGGGGTGACGGTGGCGGTCCTGATGATCTGGGCGAACGCGTACGCGCCGGAGGCGCTGCACCCCGGGGTCGTACCGCTGGAGGCGCCGGAGCTGCCGCTCTGGCCTGCGGTGTCGGTCCTGGTAGGTCTGGTGCCGGCGTTCGTGGCTCCCGTACCCGTACCCGCTCCCCTACCCGTACCCGCTCCCGTACCCGCTCCCGCTTCGAAGGAGAAGGCGTGA
- a CDS encoding SCO2322 family protein: MAAAAPAQASGYRYWSFWESDGGKPWAYATQGPATARPADGDAIGFRFAISNGTNDTSLPSAAPDFSGICGGVEKKDGTKRVAVVVDFGGPADAAPGETPPAKPIKVGCAQVPEDATGADALAVVAKPLRYDSAAMLCGIAGYPARGCGEPVAESGETGESGDAGETGDAGETGRTPAAAAPSDASASAREGGGGPSFGVLAGGAAVLALGGAAIWKARRRR; encoded by the coding sequence GTGGCCGCGGCGGCTCCGGCGCAGGCTTCCGGTTACCGCTACTGGTCGTTCTGGGAGAGCGACGGCGGAAAGCCCTGGGCTTACGCCACACAGGGTCCGGCGACCGCCCGCCCCGCCGACGGCGACGCGATCGGCTTCCGCTTCGCGATCAGCAACGGCACGAACGACACCTCGCTGCCGTCCGCCGCCCCCGACTTCTCGGGGATCTGCGGGGGCGTGGAGAAGAAGGACGGCACGAAGCGGGTCGCGGTCGTCGTCGACTTCGGCGGCCCGGCGGACGCGGCGCCCGGCGAGACCCCGCCGGCGAAGCCGATCAAGGTCGGCTGCGCCCAGGTCCCTGAGGACGCGACGGGCGCGGACGCGCTCGCCGTGGTGGCGAAGCCGCTCCGGTACGACAGCGCGGCGATGCTGTGCGGGATCGCCGGCTACCCGGCGCGGGGCTGCGGCGAGCCGGTCGCGGAGAGCGGCGAGACCGGCGAGAGCGGGGATGCCGGCGAGACCGGGGATGCCGGCGAGACCGGGAGGACCCCGGCGGCGGCCGCGCCGAGCGACGCGTCGGCGTCCGCCCGCGAGGGGGGCGGGGGCCCGTCCTTCGGCGTGCTCGCCGGCGGGGCGGCCGTGCTGGCCCTGGGCGGGGCGGCGATCTGGAAGGCCCGCCGCCGCAGATGA
- a CDS encoding prenyltransferase/squalene oxidase repeat-containing protein → MNTVRRGATALAAATVLLGTGAAGVAGAATAAPSPTPSAVTIPDGLYGTKDPTYDGVWRQSLAFLAQRATNFQPSDKAVDWLLGQQCADGSFSSYRADATAACDAKTMRDTNATALAVQGLRAVRKQSASPETIDKAVKAGSDWLRTVQNKDGGWGYSPGGASDANSTSVVVGALAATGVRPGSFTSAEGRTPYDALLTFALPCSDKDGAGAFAYQPDKAGKLLANADATAAATLAGLGKSVVATKASPEQPPVCNDLSKPTVERAALNGASYLAKALAKTGHLTLPPMPGATDTTEQPDVGNTADAVVALAASGAAKEAKPSVEWLEKNSAAWAKEGGPAAYAQLILAARATETDPREFGTADLVEQLNATGPAPKTPDTSASSTSDDEGGLGFDIWWIIGIGMVVGVGIGFLVSGRKK, encoded by the coding sequence ATGAACACCGTCCGCCGCGGCGCCACCGCGCTCGCAGCCGCCACCGTCCTGCTCGGCACCGGAGCGGCCGGGGTGGCAGGGGCGGCCACCGCCGCGCCCTCCCCCACGCCCTCGGCCGTCACGATCCCGGACGGTCTGTACGGCACGAAGGACCCGACGTACGACGGTGTCTGGCGTCAGTCGCTCGCCTTCCTCGCCCAGCGCGCCACCAACTTCCAGCCCTCCGACAAGGCCGTGGACTGGCTGCTCGGCCAGCAGTGCGCGGACGGCTCGTTCAGCTCGTACCGCGCGGACGCCACGGCGGCCTGCGACGCCAAGACCATGCGGGACACCAACGCCACCGCCCTCGCCGTGCAGGGGCTCCGCGCCGTCCGGAAGCAGTCCGCCTCCCCGGAGACGATCGACAAGGCCGTCAAGGCGGGCTCCGACTGGCTGCGTACCGTGCAGAACAAGGACGGCGGCTGGGGCTACAGCCCCGGCGGCGCCAGTGACGCCAACTCCACCTCGGTCGTCGTCGGCGCGCTCGCCGCGACGGGGGTCCGGCCGGGCTCGTTCACCTCCGCCGAGGGCCGTACCCCCTACGACGCGCTCCTCACCTTCGCGCTGCCCTGCTCGGACAAGGACGGCGCGGGTGCGTTCGCGTACCAGCCCGACAAGGCCGGAAAGCTGCTCGCCAACGCCGACGCCACCGCCGCGGCCACCCTCGCGGGGCTCGGCAAGAGCGTCGTCGCCACCAAGGCCTCGCCCGAGCAGCCGCCGGTCTGCAACGACCTGTCGAAGCCGACGGTCGAGCGGGCCGCGCTCAACGGCGCCTCCTACCTGGCGAAGGCCCTCGCGAAGACGGGCCACCTGACCCTGCCGCCGATGCCGGGTGCCACCGACACCACCGAGCAGCCCGACGTCGGCAACACCGCCGACGCCGTCGTCGCGCTCGCCGCGTCCGGCGCCGCGAAGGAGGCGAAGCCCTCCGTGGAGTGGCTGGAGAAGAACTCCGCCGCCTGGGCGAAGGAGGGCGGACCGGCCGCGTACGCGCAGCTGATCCTGGCCGCGCGGGCGACGGAGACGGACCCGCGCGAGTTCGGTACGGCGGACCTGGTGGAGCAGCTCAACGCCACCGGCCCGGCGCCGAAGACCCCGGACACCTCGGCCTCCTCCACGAGTGACGACGAGGGCGGCCTGGGCTTCGACATCTGGTGGATCATCGGCATCGGCATGGTCGTCGGCGTCGGCATCGGCTTCCTCGTGAGCGGCCGCAAGAAGTGA